Proteins encoded together in one Ignavibacteriales bacterium window:
- a CDS encoding M20/M25/M40 family metallo-hydrolase, whose translation MRNVRTTIAIFMFVLPLTLFAQKDQARVDWDAVAKIREEGFQRSQVTDIVGYITDVLGSRLSLSEHMKKAQGWAKVKMETIGLTNVVIEPFMDYGAAWDNEYFSLHMIEPSYVPMVGFPLAYTPGTAGKLVCPAVIVDIQVKADCEKYRGKLKNAAVLISPINTIDLANLPKGFSRLADEELKSLEGMAVQPPRVFTPPIPNPELMRPEERIEFLKSEGVTVILQHDGGTFGLVRGFSRPGSNNDKWSREKDLNSLPIVAVTPEYYNRMYRILKRDIPVGIEVEVRNRIGESVEKACNVIGEIPGTDLKNEIVMIGAHLDSWHESPGASDNASGCAVALEAARILKAIGVHPRRTIRIALWSGEEQGLNGSREYVSAHFGDPKNGKKPEYEKFSVYFNQDYGAGAYRGINLQGNEFVRRIFGAWMEPFRDLGMTTLTIQSVGSTDHIPFNNSGLPGFQFLQDRVGIGGHSNMDVFDTLVQEDLKKNAVIMAAFAYHAAMSDQRIPRKPTQ comes from the coding sequence ATGAGAAACGTTCGCACAACGATTGCCATCTTCATGTTTGTCTTACCCCTCACCCTGTTTGCGCAAAAAGACCAGGCAAGGGTTGATTGGGACGCCGTCGCCAAGATCCGCGAGGAAGGCTTCCAGCGTTCGCAGGTAACGGACATTGTTGGATATATCACGGATGTGCTTGGATCGAGACTCTCTCTCTCCGAGCACATGAAGAAGGCCCAGGGGTGGGCAAAAGTGAAGATGGAAACGATCGGTCTCACAAACGTCGTCATCGAACCATTCATGGATTATGGTGCGGCGTGGGATAACGAGTACTTCTCGCTGCACATGATCGAACCGTCGTATGTTCCCATGGTGGGATTTCCGCTTGCATACACTCCGGGGACTGCAGGAAAGCTTGTCTGCCCTGCGGTCATCGTCGACATTCAAGTTAAAGCCGATTGCGAGAAGTACCGCGGGAAACTGAAAAATGCCGCGGTGCTGATTTCCCCAATAAACACGATAGACCTCGCCAATCTCCCAAAAGGTTTTTCCCGGCTCGCCGATGAAGAACTAAAATCTCTTGAGGGCATGGCCGTACAACCGCCGCGGGTCTTCACTCCGCCCATACCAAACCCGGAACTGATGAGACCAGAAGAGCGGATTGAATTTCTCAAATCGGAAGGTGTTACCGTCATCCTCCAGCATGACGGCGGAACATTCGGACTGGTCCGGGGTTTCAGTCGGCCAGGTTCGAACAACGACAAATGGTCACGCGAGAAAGACCTGAACTCGCTTCCCATTGTCGCTGTAACGCCGGAATACTATAACCGAATGTATCGCATTCTGAAACGCGACATCCCGGTAGGAATTGAGGTAGAGGTAAGGAATCGGATTGGAGAATCGGTCGAAAAAGCATGCAACGTGATTGGTGAAATTCCCGGCACAGACCTGAAGAACGAAATCGTCATGATCGGAGCACATCTCGACAGCTGGCACGAAAGTCCGGGGGCGAGCGATAATGCGTCCGGTTGCGCTGTGGCTCTGGAGGCGGCAAGAATTCTGAAAGCGATCGGTGTTCATCCGCGGCGGACGATTCGCATTGCTCTCTGGAGCGGCGAAGAGCAGGGTTTGAACGGGTCCCGGGAGTATGTGTCAGCCCATTTCGGCGACCCGAAAAACGGTAAGAAACCGGAGTACGAGAAATTCAGCGTCTATTTCAATCAGGATTATGGGGCGGGAGCATATCGCGGAATCAACCTGCAGGGAAACGAATTCGTCCGGCGGATATTTGGCGCATGGATGGAGCCCTTTCGGGACCTTGGCATGACCACGCTCACAATCCAGAGCGTCGGGAGCACGGATCACATTCCGTTCAATAACAGCGGACTGCCGGGGTTTCAGTTTCTGCAGGACCGGGTTGGTATCGGAGGTCACTCGAACATGGATGTATTTGACACACTGGTGCAGGAAGATTTAAAGAAGAACGCCGTCATCATGGCTGCTTTTGCGTATCACGCCGCGATGAGCGATCAGCGAATTCCGCGCAAACCAACGCAATAG
- the deoC gene encoding deoxyribose-phosphate aldolase: MPKKRLPTRSVSVRKRPAVAVSQNRSGPAARRTQTHGIHTNTPVPFDPGLVQSLRVNRSAVEARAIELGTRRTFKVEAQVAAYLSAIRCIDLTTLAGDDTPGRVTRLCMKALVPLEREIIAALGLKEHITTAAVCVYPAQVQTAAQCLAGRLPVASVATGFPSGQTFMRVKLIEIDLAIKAGATEIDVVISREKVLTGKWKSLYDEIVAYREVCGTRAKLKTILGVGNLETLSNIAAASAVAIMAGSDTIKTSTGFEPTNAALPSGLVMVRQIRRFMDLGVLRGRRVGFKPAGGIRSAKDSMLWLTLMLEELGIAWTKPDLFRIGASGLLTDIERQLRHLAFGRYSNAQYHPMA, encoded by the coding sequence ATGCCAAAGAAACGATTGCCAACACGATCTGTGTCTGTACGGAAACGACCAGCCGTCGCGGTCTCACAAAATCGCTCCGGACCTGCGGCCCGCCGGACACAAACCCATGGAATACACACCAATACGCCGGTACCGTTCGATCCCGGGCTCGTCCAATCGCTCCGCGTCAACCGGAGCGCTGTGGAAGCGAGGGCTATCGAACTTGGAACCCGCCGCACATTCAAGGTTGAGGCACAGGTCGCGGCGTACCTCTCCGCCATCCGCTGTATCGATCTCACAACTCTCGCCGGGGATGATACTCCTGGCAGGGTTACTCGCCTGTGCATGAAAGCGCTTGTTCCTTTGGAACGCGAGATTATTGCGGCCCTGGGACTCAAAGAACACATCACAACTGCCGCCGTCTGTGTGTATCCAGCGCAGGTACAAACAGCCGCTCAGTGTCTCGCCGGCCGCCTTCCTGTCGCGTCTGTTGCAACCGGTTTTCCTTCAGGCCAAACATTCATGAGGGTAAAACTTATCGAGATTGATCTTGCCATCAAAGCGGGCGCAACCGAAATCGATGTTGTCATCAGCCGCGAAAAGGTGCTCACCGGAAAGTGGAAATCGCTCTACGACGAAATTGTTGCCTATCGTGAGGTCTGCGGGACAAGGGCGAAACTGAAGACAATCCTTGGTGTCGGAAACCTGGAAACGCTCAGCAATATTGCCGCGGCTTCCGCTGTCGCGATCATGGCTGGATCGGATACGATCAAGACTTCAACCGGCTTCGAACCGACGAATGCAGCACTCCCGAGCGGCCTTGTGATGGTCCGTCAAATTCGCAGGTTTATGGATCTCGGCGTGCTCCGTGGCCGCCGTGTGGGTTTTAAGCCGGCCGGAGGAATTCGATCCGCAAAAGACTCCATGCTCTGGCTTACCCTCATGCTGGAGGAGTTGGGAATCGCGTGGACAAAACCTGACCTCTTCCGCATCGGTGCAAGCGGATTGCTTACAGACATCGAACGACAGCTTAGACATCTGGCGTTCGGACGATATTCGAACGCTCAGTACCATCCAATGGCTTGA
- a CDS encoding aldehyde dehydrogenase family protein: protein MDKNKLASLLDNLDYGSAPEQESKTREWLKNHGSKFCHSINGAWRPPEKGGYFKTINPAKSDEVLAEIAMGTQEDVNAAIHAAKAAFPAWSALSGHKRARYLYAIARAVAKHGRIFAVLESLDNGKPIRETRDIDVPVVIRHFYYHAGWAQTMEHEFPGYRPGGVVAQIIPWNFPFLMLAWKIAPAIAAGNTVVLKPSKSTPLTALLLADILMNEVKLPPGVVNILTGDSKTGTMLYEHPVPWKVTFTGSTEVGRIIRKGTAGSRKHLTMELGGKSPFIVFENADLDSAVEGVVNGIWFNEGQVCCAGSRLLVQEGIHDDFIKRLKRRMSRLRVGNPLDKTVDMGAINNAEQLKKITEMMEVGKKEGATMWQPDNVVCPKGGYFLPPTLFTNVEPSHTIAQEEIFGPVLVTLTFRTPAEAVQLGNNTRYGLAASIWSQDIDTAMDVARKIRAGTVWINSTNLFDAAAGFGGYKESGYGREGGREGMYDVLVEADHGQQKISEPASSQPPINQLTIHQLTLSSPTIDRTFRFLIGGKLARPDQAGSYSVTSPSGQLLAVVGEANRKDVRNAVEAARTAFPSWFDSAAHLRAQILYFWAENLSVEKERFADGIAAQTGCSIETANIEVEQAISRLFDFAAYADKFGGMVQPVLGRRLVVGLREPIGVVGMRASDNSPLLGLISVLAPAVAMANTAVAIAGKHAITAMDLVQIIQHSDVPAGVINLLTAQNPDVVAKVLAEHEDVDAIWSFGGSESGKAIEEASTGNMKQTWVTNGGQVDWATMKSEKLLLKSTQVKNIWVPYGV from the coding sequence ATGGATAAGAATAAACTCGCTTCACTTCTTGACAACCTCGACTACGGATCGGCGCCGGAACAGGAAAGTAAGACCCGGGAATGGCTGAAAAATCATGGGTCGAAGTTTTGTCACTCCATTAACGGCGCATGGCGGCCTCCCGAAAAAGGGGGCTACTTCAAGACCATCAATCCGGCGAAGAGCGACGAGGTGCTTGCCGAGATTGCGATGGGTACACAAGAAGACGTTAACGCTGCTATTCATGCTGCGAAGGCGGCTTTCCCCGCGTGGAGCGCTCTCTCCGGACACAAGCGTGCGCGCTATCTCTATGCCATTGCGCGCGCGGTCGCAAAGCACGGCCGTATTTTCGCGGTCCTGGAATCGCTCGACAACGGAAAACCAATCCGCGAGACAAGAGATATTGACGTCCCGGTCGTCATCCGGCATTTTTATTACCACGCCGGCTGGGCCCAGACGATGGAACACGAGTTCCCCGGCTATCGTCCCGGCGGTGTTGTTGCGCAGATTATTCCGTGGAATTTTCCTTTTCTTATGCTCGCCTGGAAGATTGCCCCCGCAATCGCTGCCGGCAACACGGTCGTCCTCAAACCGTCAAAATCCACGCCCCTTACAGCCCTCCTGCTGGCCGATATTCTGATGAACGAGGTGAAGCTTCCTCCGGGCGTCGTGAATATACTCACCGGGGATTCGAAAACCGGAACCATGTTGTACGAGCACCCGGTTCCGTGGAAGGTGACTTTTACGGGTTCAACTGAAGTCGGTCGCATTATCCGAAAGGGAACCGCTGGCTCGCGCAAACACCTTACGATGGAATTAGGCGGCAAGTCGCCATTTATCGTCTTCGAGAACGCCGACCTGGACTCGGCTGTTGAGGGTGTTGTCAATGGAATCTGGTTTAACGAGGGTCAGGTCTGCTGCGCGGGATCGCGGCTTCTTGTGCAGGAGGGAATCCACGACGACTTCATTAAGCGCCTCAAGCGCCGTATGAGCAGGTTGCGCGTCGGCAATCCCCTGGACAAGACCGTCGACATGGGGGCGATCAATAACGCTGAGCAACTGAAAAAGATTACGGAAATGATGGAGGTCGGAAAAAAAGAGGGGGCGACGATGTGGCAGCCGGACAATGTCGTCTGTCCGAAGGGGGGCTATTTCTTGCCGCCGACGCTATTTACAAACGTGGAGCCCTCGCATACGATAGCGCAGGAAGAAATTTTTGGTCCGGTTCTGGTGACCCTGACATTCCGGACGCCGGCCGAGGCTGTGCAGCTCGGAAATAACACGCGCTATGGTCTGGCGGCTTCAATCTGGTCGCAGGATATTGATACGGCAATGGACGTTGCCCGCAAAATCAGAGCCGGGACCGTTTGGATCAATTCCACAAATCTTTTCGACGCCGCAGCTGGTTTTGGTGGATACAAGGAGAGTGGTTATGGTCGCGAAGGCGGCCGCGAGGGAATGTACGATGTGCTGGTGGAGGCAGACCATGGCCAACAGAAAATTAGCGAACCCGCATCCTCCCAACCACCAATTAACCAATTAACCATTCACCAATTAACTCTTTCGAGCCCCACCATCGACCGCACATTCCGGTTTCTGATTGGCGGCAAGCTAGCCCGCCCGGATCAGGCTGGAAGTTATTCGGTGACATCTCCGTCGGGTCAACTGCTTGCCGTCGTCGGCGAGGCAAACAGAAAAGATGTCCGTAACGCTGTCGAAGCCGCGCGAACTGCGTTTCCGTCATGGTTTGACTCTGCTGCCCACCTCCGCGCACAGATCCTGTATTTTTGGGCTGAGAACCTCTCCGTCGAGAAGGAGCGTTTTGCCGACGGGATCGCAGCTCAAACGGGTTGTTCTATAGAAACAGCAAACATCGAGGTGGAACAGGCCATCAGCCGGCTTTTCGACTTCGCAGCGTATGCTGATAAGTTTGGCGGCATGGTTCAACCGGTTCTAGGCAGAAGACTTGTCGTCGGCTTGCGCGAGCCAATCGGTGTTGTCGGTATGCGGGCTTCCGACAATTCGCCGTTGCTTGGCTTGATCTCCGTACTCGCTCCGGCGGTTGCCATGGCAAACACTGCGGTCGCGATCGCGGGTAAGCATGCTATAACGGCAATGGACCTGGTTCAGATTATTCAACACTCCGATGTCCCCGCCGGCGTTATCAATCTGCTCACAGCCCAGAATCCCGACGTTGTCGCCAAAGTCCTTGCTGAGCATGAAGACGTTGATGCCATCTGGTCGTTCGGCGGTTCTGAAAGCGGAAAGGCGATTGAAGAGGCCTCGACAGGAAACATGAAGCAGACATGGGTTACAAATGGCGGTCAGGTCGACTGGGCAACGATGAAGAGCGAAAAACTCCTGCTCAAATCCACACAGGTCAAGAACATCTGGGTGCCGTACGGAGTGTGA
- a CDS encoding YiiX/YebB-like N1pC/P60 family cysteine hydrolase, protein MKKTIRLVFVVVLLGWVALLIPDREPIIPHADPTKGSKKAFAWNQDRFWTQLEIESVAAKEAGCEKTRHSSDSLMALARREVSYIDGNRLEPGNPTFRRLENLIFRIGSLGASCPDRVPALKEISEASRKAIKRQSEHWDMKSEESRETLYRILYGSRGAIEEVLLQIPTGSTSDPLTPGTEEPSQTPWAGMLGVKIHSGDILVSRGGAPTSALIARGNDFPGNFSHIALAYVDPKTRLISIIESHIERGAAISTPEEYIKDTKLRVMVLRPRKDLPQIQADPMLPHRAAELALKNAREKHIPYDFSMDFQNSDKWFCSEVASNAYKNYGVQLWMGLSHVSSPGLRTWLAAFGVEHFETQEPSDLEYDPQLRVVAEWRDPEQLRKDHHDNAVTEAMLEGAETGERLTYPWYMLPTGRMAKAYSLFMNAVGGIGPIPEGMTAAAALRNKYYSDKHAAIKSELARLAEEFTQKKGYAAPYWGLLQLARVAKQTIDKR, encoded by the coding sequence ATGAAGAAAACAATACGCCTGGTGTTTGTTGTTGTCCTGCTTGGGTGGGTGGCCCTGCTTATTCCCGACCGCGAACCAATAATCCCCCATGCCGACCCGACGAAGGGTTCTAAAAAGGCGTTTGCATGGAACCAGGATCGTTTCTGGACGCAGCTCGAAATAGAGTCTGTCGCGGCAAAGGAAGCAGGGTGTGAAAAGACACGCCATTCTTCAGATAGTCTTATGGCGCTCGCGAGAAGGGAGGTTTCCTACATTGATGGCAACCGACTTGAGCCGGGAAATCCAACATTCAGAAGACTCGAGAATTTGATATTTCGGATCGGGTCACTGGGGGCTTCATGCCCCGATCGGGTTCCGGCGTTGAAAGAAATTTCAGAGGCGAGCCGAAAAGCAATCAAACGCCAGTCAGAACACTGGGACATGAAGAGCGAGGAATCGCGGGAAACACTCTACCGGATTCTTTACGGCAGCCGTGGTGCGATCGAAGAGGTCTTGTTGCAGATTCCCACAGGCTCCACAAGTGATCCACTGACACCAGGCACAGAGGAACCCTCGCAGACACCGTGGGCCGGCATGCTTGGAGTGAAGATTCACAGCGGCGACATACTTGTTTCACGGGGAGGGGCGCCAACGTCAGCCCTGATAGCCCGGGGAAACGACTTTCCAGGCAACTTCTCACACATTGCACTTGCGTACGTTGATCCAAAAACACGACTTATCAGCATCATTGAGTCACACATTGAGCGCGGCGCGGCCATTTCAACACCGGAAGAGTACATTAAGGACACCAAATTACGAGTGATGGTCCTGCGGCCCCGCAAGGATCTTCCGCAAATTCAAGCAGATCCGATGCTGCCGCATCGGGCGGCTGAGTTAGCGCTCAAGAACGCGCGCGAGAAACACATCCCGTACGATTTCAGCATGGACTTCCAAAACTCCGACAAGTGGTTTTGCTCTGAGGTAGCCTCCAACGCATACAAGAATTACGGCGTCCAACTTTGGATGGGACTCTCCCATGTTTCATCTCCCGGTTTACGAACATGGTTAGCCGCTTTCGGGGTGGAACATTTTGAAACCCAGGAGCCGTCAGACCTTGAATATGATCCGCAGTTGCGCGTTGTGGCAGAATGGCGCGACCCCGAACAACTTCGAAAAGACCACCATGACAACGCTGTGACGGAGGCGATGCTTGAAGGAGCGGAAACTGGTGAACGCCTGACGTATCCGTGGTACATGCTTCCCACGGGAAGGATGGCGAAAGCGTACAGCCTGTTCATGAATGCGGTTGGAGGAATCGGCCCCATCCCCGAAGGAATGACCGCAGCTGCCGCCCTGAGGAATAAATATTATTCCGATAAACATGCCGCAATCAAGTCAGAGCTTGCGCGCCTGGCGGAAGAATTTACGCAGAAGAAAGGATACGCAGCGCCGTACTGGGGTCTGCTGCAATTGGCGCGGGTGGCGAAGCAAACAATTGACAAGCGTTGA
- the rhaT gene encoding L-rhamnose/proton symporter RhaT: MTANPFLGVVFHWLGGLASGSFYVPYRAVKKWSWEVYWLVGGFFSWIIAPWILAAINTNDLLMVLKEAPPESIWWAYFWGTMWGLGGLTFGLTMRYLGLSLGMGVALGYCAAFGTLMPPIFHGEFVGKVLGTQSGQVILLGVGVCLLGIAIAGLAGRSKEKEMTDEQKKETIKEFNFTKGILVATFSGVMSACFAYGLDAAAPIADLSARHGTTALWVGLPKLCVVLFGGFTTNFIWCGVLNVRNRTGYQYFSRTVRAESTDKDETETHPPGTTRAPMLNNYFFSALAGVTWYLQFFFYTMGETQMGEYKFSSWTIHMASIIIFSSLWGIALHEWRGSSTSTRTKLAIGLLTLVLSTIVVGYGNYLGVVAKP, translated from the coding sequence GTGACTGCAAACCCGTTTCTTGGTGTCGTTTTCCATTGGCTTGGCGGATTAGCCTCAGGCAGCTTCTATGTTCCATATCGCGCAGTCAAGAAATGGTCGTGGGAAGTCTACTGGCTTGTGGGAGGATTCTTCAGCTGGATTATCGCGCCATGGATTCTTGCGGCCATCAACACAAACGATCTCCTGATGGTTCTGAAAGAAGCACCGCCGGAGAGCATCTGGTGGGCGTACTTCTGGGGAACGATGTGGGGGCTGGGAGGGCTCACCTTCGGATTAACAATGCGATACCTCGGCCTCTCATTGGGAATGGGGGTGGCTCTCGGGTATTGCGCCGCGTTCGGTACACTCATGCCTCCGATTTTCCACGGAGAATTTGTCGGCAAGGTGCTTGGAACACAATCGGGACAGGTCATCCTGCTCGGGGTCGGGGTGTGTCTCCTTGGTATTGCCATTGCCGGGTTAGCCGGCCGCTCCAAGGAAAAAGAAATGACCGATGAGCAAAAGAAGGAAACGATCAAAGAGTTCAATTTCACAAAAGGAATTCTTGTGGCAACGTTCTCCGGAGTCATGAGCGCATGTTTCGCCTACGGTCTCGATGCCGCGGCCCCCATTGCAGATCTTTCGGCCAGACATGGAACGACGGCCCTTTGGGTTGGGTTGCCAAAACTGTGCGTGGTTCTCTTCGGGGGCTTCACGACGAACTTCATCTGGTGTGGCGTGTTGAACGTCAGGAACCGGACCGGATATCAGTACTTCAGCCGCACCGTTCGCGCCGAGTCCACGGACAAAGACGAAACAGAAACCCACCCGCCAGGAACAACACGCGCCCCGATGCTGAACAACTACTTTTTCAGCGCGCTCGCCGGCGTCACATGGTATCTGCAGTTCTTCTTCTATACAATGGGCGAGACACAAATGGGCGAGTACAAATTTTCCAGCTGGACAATTCACATGGCCAGCATCATCATCTTCAGCTCGCTGTGGGGGATTGCGCTGCATGAGTGGAGGGGAAGCAGCACGTCCACGAGAACAAAGCTTGCAATCGGTCTACTGACACTCGTCCTCTCTACCATTGTCGTTGGCTACGGGAACTATCTCGGGGTGGTCGCGAAGCCATGA